The proteins below come from a single Falco rusticolus isolate bFalRus1 chromosome 8, bFalRus1.pri, whole genome shotgun sequence genomic window:
- the LOC119152000 gene encoding protocadherin gamma-B2-like, with product MAGRPGPSRRPAAGRALLPAVLLCLCCRAAPERIRYAIPEELGRGSLVGPLARDLGLSPAELPARKLRVASAAKRQLRYFSVSEENGNLYVSERLDREQMCGESPSCAVSFEALVQNPLNVFHVDVAIHDVNDNAPNFSKAALHLDIGEWTLPGARFPLEMARDADVGSNSQLTYQLSSNPSFSLAAKEIPGGKTQPELVLERALDREKQSSFELVLTAVDGGDPAKSGTVQVRVNVTDANDNLPVFSKSVYEARVRENLPPGSPVLRVRATDADAGSNARVSYSFGNVPDGVRALFSVDSESGEVRTAGPLDFEERSKYSFGLEARDGGGLTAHCEVQLEVTDENDNAPEITVLSVSSPVPEDAPAGTVVALLNVNDADSGENGQVSCELSGEAPLSIVASSGGSYKVVTASALDREQAAEHRVTVVARDGGSPALSSRTALVLEVSDVNDNAPVFEEAAYSAYVAENNAAGAPVLRVRARDADAGANGRVSYWLAGGSAGAAPYVSVEARSGAVYAQRSFDYEQCREFAVAVRAQDGGAPARSSTATVRVFVLDRNDNAPRVLWPAAAAAGAGAEAGAGPFEVVPRSAEAGYLVAKVVAVDADAGRNAWLSYELVQAPEPALFRVGLHSGEVRTARAVSERDAAKQRLVAVVKDHGQPALSATATLHVVLAESLQEALPELSERAAGADAPAELQFYLVLALALLSALFLLSVALAVVARVRGAGPPAVLRCLGAQRFSVAGAAFPADFCEGTLPYSYNLCVAPGRAVAEGAWLPPPLPSLPAEELLGGEPCGKPSPSSSAGAGEPPADADAPQVGKPARSRSSPRAFPSRRPLFPGASRGGGAGAALSRVPARERRHARALRLPLDALSHRKVRVAP from the coding sequence ATGGCGGGCAGGCCGGGGCCGAGCCGGCGGCCAGCGGCCGGGCGAGCGCTGCTGCCCGCcgtgctgctgtgcttgtgctgcCGGGCGGCGCCGGAGCGGATCCGCTACGCCATCCCcgaggagctgggcagaggctCGCTGGTGGGGCCGCTGGCGCGGGacctggggctgagcccggcCGAGCTGCCGGCACGCAAGCTGCGGGTGGCGTCTGCCGCTAAGAGGCAGCTGAGATACTTCAGCGTGAGCGAGGAGAACGGGAACTTGTACGTGAGCGAGAGGCTGGACCGGGAGCAGATGTGCGGCGAGTCGCCGTCCTGCGCCGTCAGCTTCGAGGCGCTGGTGCAGAACCCGCTCAACGTCTTCCACGTCGACGTCGCCATCCACGACGTCAACGACAACGCGCCGAacttcagcaaggctgctcTCCACCTCGACATCGGTGAATGGACGCTTCCAGGAGCTCGTTTTCCGCTGGAGATGGCCCGAGACGCGGACGTGGGCAGCAACTCGCAGCTGACTTACCAGCTCAGCAGCAACCCGTCCTTCAGCCTGGCCGCCAAGGAGATCCCGGGTGGAAAGACGCAGCCAGAATTAGTGCTGGAACGCGCGTTGGACCGGGAGAAGCAGAGCTCCTTCGAGCTGGTGCTGACGGCGGTGGATGGCGGGGACCCCGCCAAGTCCGGGACCGTGCAGGTTCGCGTCAACGTGACGGACGCCAACGACAACCTGCCCGTGTTCAGTAAAAGCGTCTACGAGGCACGAGTGCGGGAGAATCTGCCGCCGGGGTCGCCGGTGCTGCGGGTGCGGGCCACGGATGCGGACGCGGGCTCCAACGCGCGGGTCTCCTACTCCTTCGGCAACGTCCCCGACGGCGTCCGCGCGTTGTTCAGCGTGGACAGCGAGAGCGGCGAGGTCAGGACTGCGGGGCCACTCGATTTCGAGGAGAGGAGTAAATACAGCTTCGGCCTGGAGGCGAGGGACGGCGGCGGGCTGACGGCGCACTGCGAGGTGCAGCTAGAGGTCACCGATGAGAACGACAACGCGCCCGAAATCACGGTGCTGTCGGTGTCGAGCCCGGTGCCCGAGGACGCGCCGGCCGGCACGGTGGTGGCCCTGCTGAACGTGAACGACGCGGACTCCGGGGAGAACGGTCAGGTGTCGTGCGAGCTGTCGGGCGAGGCGCCGCTGTCGATCGTGGCGTCGTCGGGCGGCTCGTACAAGGTGGTGACGGCGAGCGCGCTGGACCGGGAGCAGGCGGCCGAGCACCGGGTGACGGTGGTGGCCAGGGACGGCGGCAGCCCGGCGCTGTCCAGCCGCACGGCGCTGGTGCTGGAGGTGTCGGACGTGAACGACAACGCGCCGGTGTTCGAGGAGGCCGCCTACAGCGCCTACGTGGCGGAGAACAACGCGGCGGGCGCGCCGGTGCTGCGCGTGCGCGCGCGGGACGCGGACGCGGGCGCCAACGGGCGCGTGAGCTACTGGCTggcgggcggcagcgcgggcGCGGCGCCGTACGTGTCGGTGGaggcgcggagcggcgcggtGTACGCGCAGCGCTCCTTCGACTACGAGCAGTGCCGCGAGTTCGCGGTGGCGGTGCGGGCGCAGGACGGCGGGGCGCCGGCGCGGAGCTCCACGGCGACGGTGCGCGTCTTCGTGCTGGACCGCAACGACAACGCGCCGCGCGTGCTgtggccggcggcggcggcggcgggcgcgggggcggaggcgggggcggggccgtTCGAGGTGGTGCCGCGCTCGGCCGAAGCCGGGTACCTGGTGGCCAAGGTGGTGGCGGTGGACGCGGACGCGGGGCGCAACGCGTGGCTGTCGTACGAGCTGGTGCAGGCGCCGGAGCCGGCGCTGTTCCGCGTGGGGCTGCACAGCGGCGAGGTGCGCACGGCGCGGGCCGTGTCGGAGAGGGACGCGGCCAAGCAGCGGCTGGTGGCCGTGGTGAAGGACCACGGGCAGCCGGCGCTGTCGGCCACGGCCACGCTGCACGTGGTGCTGGCCGAGAGCTTGCAGGAGGCGCTGCCGGAGCTGAgcgagcgggcggcgggcgccgaCGCGCCGGCGGAGCTGCAGTTCTACCTGGTGCTGGCGCTGGCGCTGCTGTCCGCGCTGTTCCTGCTGAGCGTGGCGCTGGCCGTGGTGGCGCGGGTGCGCGgcgccgggccgcccgccgTCCTGCGCTGCCTGGGCGCGCAGCGCTTCTCCGTGGCCGGCGCCGCCTTCCCGGCCGACTTCTGCGAGGGCACCTTGCCCTACTCCTACAACCTGTGCGTGGCGCCGGGCCGCGCCGTCGCCGAGGGCGCTtggctgccgccgccgctgcccagcctgcccgcGGAGGAGCTGCTCGGCGGGGAGCCCTGCGGGAAGCCGAGCCCGAGCAGCAGCGCCGGCGCGGGAGAGCCGCCCGCGGACGCCGACGCACCGCAGGTCGGTAAGCCCGCGCGCTCGCGCTCCTCCCCTCGAGCCTTTCCGAGCCGCCGACCGCTCTTCCCCGGGGCTTCCCGCGGGGGCGGTGCAGGTGCAGCGCTGAGCCGTGTCCCCGCCAGGGAACGGAGGCACGCACGGGCTCTCCGCCTGCCCCTTGATGCTCTTTCCCACAGGAAGGTGCGCGTGGCGCCGTGA